In Cyanobacterium sp. T60_A2020_053, the following proteins share a genomic window:
- a CDS encoding CRR6 family NdhI maturation factor — protein sequence MDIIIKITQENIDQLDLSPVTSVINKLQAENGVMGAEQKIKFNIDYPRQETDPREWSEMPEIRLWFIAVDVRYGYLPLLLNWREGELARYVAMLVPHQFNRSEGIQYNSEALDIFIMTKMFFLHQWLKTQGITGNARLRALAQIFGYDLDDSFFALLQQ from the coding sequence ATGGATATTATTATTAAAATCACTCAAGAAAATATTGATCAATTAGATTTATCACCAGTTACATCGGTAATTAACAAATTACAAGCAGAAAATGGGGTGATGGGCGCTGAACAAAAAATTAAGTTTAACATTGATTATCCCCGACAAGAAACTGATCCGAGGGAATGGTCAGAAATGCCTGAAATTCGCTTATGGTTTATTGCAGTGGATGTGCGCTATGGTTATCTACCTCTACTTTTAAATTGGCGTGAAGGGGAATTGGCACGTTATGTGGCGATGCTTGTGCCTCATCAGTTTAACCGTAGTGAGGGCATTCAGTACAATTCTGAAGCTCTGGATATTTTCATTATGACGAAAATGTTTTTTCTACACCAGTGGCTCAAAACTCAAGGTATTACGGGTAATGCACGGTTGAGGGCGCTGGCTCAAATTTTTGGTTATGATCTCGATGATAGTTTTTTTGCTCTACTTCAACAATGA
- a CDS encoding pentapeptide repeat-containing protein has protein sequence MLTKNNYLSIAISVLFFVVTFFSFNSSVYAYEKNDLTQLTKKGNCVKCDFSNYHFRSSQWDLSKNNLSRANLHKANLQGLNLEKANFFSSDLTYSNLEKASALRTNFQKADLSYSNLKKADFSKATFKDTTLIHSNLSYSKLLRTDFNHADLSNVNFIQAVLNDANFSHANLSSADLDLADLSSKSKNHATDFSYAELVKTQLINTKSQGVIFDHANLYQADFDGSDLTSASFIKANLAEANLSHVNLQNAVLKEANLVNVSLVYADLTGADLSKANLQNANLSGAILTNCNLKGAIMPDGSINNG, from the coding sequence ATGTTAACTAAAAATAACTATTTATCTATTGCTATTAGTGTATTATTTTTCGTCGTGACTTTTTTCTCTTTTAATAGTAGTGTTTATGCTTATGAAAAAAATGATCTTACTCAATTAACCAAGAAGGGTAATTGTGTTAAATGTGATTTCAGTAACTATCATTTTCGCTCTTCACAATGGGATTTAAGCAAAAATAATTTAAGTCGTGCTAATTTGCATAAAGCCAATTTACAGGGTTTAAATTTAGAGAAAGCTAATTTTTTCTCTAGTGACTTGACTTATAGTAATTTGGAAAAGGCCAGCGCCCTCCGCACTAATTTTCAAAAAGCTGATTTAAGTTATAGTAATTTGAAAAAAGCGGACTTTAGCAAAGCAACTTTTAAAGATACTACATTAATTCATAGTAATTTGAGTTACTCTAAATTGCTGAGAACGGACTTTAACCATGCTGATTTAAGTAATGTTAATTTTATTCAAGCAGTGCTTAATGATGCTAATTTTAGTCATGCCAATTTATCTTCTGCGGATTTAGATTTAGCTGATTTAAGTAGTAAAAGTAAAAACCACGCCACTGATTTTAGTTATGCTGAATTAGTAAAAACTCAATTAATTAATACTAAATCCCAAGGGGTAATTTTTGACCATGCTAATCTTTATCAAGCTGATTTTGATGGTAGTGATTTAACTTCAGCTAGTTTTATTAAGGCTAATTTAGCTGAGGCTAATTTGAGTCATGTTAATTTGCAAAATGCTGTTTTAAAAGAGGCTAATTTAGTTAATGTTTCTCTGGTTTATGCTGATTTGACGGGCGCTGATTTAAGCAAGGCTAATTTACAAAATGCTAATCTCAGTGGTGCAATTTTAACTAATTGTAATTTGAAGGGCGCTATTATGCCTGATGGCTCTATTAATAATGGATAA